In Chryseobacterium oranimense, a single window of DNA contains:
- a CDS encoding OsmC family protein, whose amino-acid sequence MAVTVKASLGKTKYYTEVTAGENKIITDEPIDKGGQNKGFNPLEILATSLASCTAATLRMYIERKEWDVENINVEVELENYPLTKRAVFKREISFEGILDDEQLKRLHTIADACPVHKILTNDIEILTKFS is encoded by the coding sequence ATGGCGGTAACCGTAAAAGCAAGTTTAGGAAAAACAAAATATTATACTGAGGTAACAGCCGGCGAAAACAAGATCATCACAGATGAGCCTATTGACAAAGGCGGTCAGAATAAAGGTTTCAATCCACTGGAAATCCTGGCAACCTCTCTGGCAAGCTGTACTGCAGCTACTTTACGGATGTATATCGAAAGAAAGGAATGGGATGTGGAAAACATCAACGTAGAAGTTGAGCTTGAAAATTATCCTTTAACCAAAAGAGCTGTTTTTAAAAGAGAAATCAGCTTTGAAGGCATTCTGGATGACGAGCAGCTGAAAAGACTCCACACTATTGCAGACGCCTGCCCTGTACACAAAATATTAACCAACGATATAGAAATACTAACCAAATTTTCATAA
- a CDS encoding GNAT family N-acetyltransferase: protein MTEVKQNNDEKHGSFEAFIDGTRAGMMTYTWAGEERFIIDHTEVEEAYNGKGVGKEMLLAAVEFARKNNKKIIPLCPFAKASFQKSEELQDVLVN, encoded by the coding sequence ATGACCGAAGTAAAACAAAACAACGACGAAAAACACGGAAGTTTTGAAGCTTTCATAGATGGAACACGCGCAGGAATGATGACGTATACCTGGGCCGGAGAAGAAAGATTTATTATAGACCACACAGAGGTGGAAGAAGCCTACAACGGCAAAGGTGTAGGAAAAGAAATGCTTCTGGCAGCAGTGGAATTTGCCAGGAAAAACAACAAAAAAATCATTCCGCTATGCCCGTTTGCCAAAGCAAGTTTTCAGAAAAGTGAAGAGCTACAGGATGTTTTAGTCAACTGA
- a CDS encoding sodium:solute symporter, translating into MSPVILLSIIIVYFAILLWVAYRTGKGSDNESFFIGNRKSNWMLVAFGMIGTSLSGVTFVSVPGAVGNDKFAYLQITLGYLIGYIVVAYVLLPLYYRLKLTSIYGYLQQRMGQLSYKSGAWIFIVSRLVGATARLYLVVNILQISILDSLGVPFIVTTLIILAMIILYTYEGGVKTIVWTDTLQTSCMLLGLIICTVYMLNHLGLSFGESFTAMQAKGYTKIFDFDPNQKSFFIKQILAGAFITITMTGIDQEMMQKSLSVTKLKDSQKNMVTLGFILLGVISLFLYMGGLLHLYGAQEHVTSSGDQLFPDVALNHMPGFISIIFIIALISALFPSADGAMTALTSSICIDIFGMKDKKDWDDSKKEKFRKRIHLIVALSFLIMVVIFKIINDNSMIGLILKLAGFTYGPLLGLFAFGIFTKYKVRDNLVPYVCIAAPVISFFIDKYQENLFGDFKIGLELLIINGLLTFIGLWLIRKR; encoded by the coding sequence ATGTCTCCAGTTATATTACTGTCTATTATTATCGTCTACTTCGCAATACTGCTTTGGGTAGCCTACAGAACAGGAAAAGGAAGTGATAATGAGAGTTTCTTCATCGGAAACCGCAAGAGTAACTGGATGCTGGTAGCTTTCGGAATGATCGGAACTTCACTTTCGGGGGTAACGTTCGTAAGTGTTCCGGGAGCCGTAGGAAACGACAAATTTGCCTATCTGCAGATCACATTGGGCTATCTTATCGGATATATTGTGGTAGCTTATGTTCTTCTTCCTTTATACTATCGTTTGAAACTAACCTCCATTTACGGCTATCTTCAGCAGAGGATGGGCCAACTTTCCTATAAATCAGGGGCATGGATTTTCATTGTTTCAAGGTTGGTTGGAGCAACAGCAAGACTGTATCTGGTGGTGAATATCCTTCAGATTTCCATTCTGGACAGTCTGGGAGTTCCGTTTATTGTAACTACCCTGATTATTTTGGCCATGATCATCCTTTATACTTATGAAGGCGGTGTAAAAACAATTGTATGGACAGATACTTTACAGACCTCATGCATGCTTTTAGGACTGATTATCTGTACGGTTTATATGCTGAATCATTTAGGGTTAAGCTTCGGAGAAAGTTTCACGGCTATGCAGGCAAAAGGCTACACCAAAATCTTTGATTTCGATCCTAACCAAAAGAGTTTCTTCATCAAACAGATCCTGGCAGGAGCATTCATCACCATTACGATGACGGGAATCGATCAGGAAATGATGCAGAAAAGTTTGTCTGTGACAAAACTGAAAGATTCACAGAAAAATATGGTGACTTTAGGTTTCATTCTTCTTGGAGTCATTTCATTATTCCTTTATATGGGCGGACTTCTTCACCTGTACGGAGCTCAGGAACATGTAACAAGCTCAGGAGATCAGCTTTTCCCGGATGTTGCATTAAATCATATGCCGGGCTTTATTTCTATTATCTTTATTATTGCTTTAATATCAGCGTTATTTCCAAGTGCAGACGGTGCCATGACGGCCCTTACCTCTTCCATATGCATTGATATTTTCGGGATGAAAGACAAGAAAGACTGGGACGATTCCAAAAAAGAAAAATTCAGAAAAAGAATACACCTTATCGTGGCTCTCTCTTTCCTGATTATGGTGGTTATTTTCAAAATCATCAATGATAATTCCATGATTGGATTGATCCTTAAGCTTGCAGGATTCACTTACGGGCCTTTGCTGGGACTTTTTGCCTTTGGAATTTTCACGAAATACAAAGTTCGCGACAACCTGGTTCCTTATGTTTGTATTGCAGCACCTGTAATTTCGTTTTTCATTGATAAGTACCAGGAAAACCTTTTCGGAGATTTTAAAATCGGACTGGAATTATTGATTATCAACGGATTATTAACATTCATAGGGCTTTGGCTGATCAGAAAGAGATAA
- a CDS encoding SGNH/GDSL hydrolase family protein yields the protein MKLSVFLIIGLLFGEFVNAQSAVDFANLARYKDDNTTILNSKKKVDVVFMGNSITEGWVKSHPEFFSENNYTGRGISGQTTSQMLLRFQNDVVALKPRLVVINAGTNDIAENTGIYNPDFTFNNIKAMADIAKSNGIKVIIASVLPAAAFPWRKEIIDAPQKVDALNSKLKQYAQSNKLIFVDYNTAMRDAKGGMREGLAKDGIHPTPAGYAIMEPLIKNAINKAAGKK from the coding sequence ATGAAATTATCAGTTTTCCTTATCATCGGTTTGCTTTTCGGTGAATTTGTAAATGCTCAGAGCGCAGTGGATTTTGCTAATCTTGCCAGATACAAAGACGACAATACAACCATTTTAAATTCAAAGAAAAAAGTGGATGTAGTCTTTATGGGCAATTCCATCACGGAAGGCTGGGTAAAAAGCCATCCGGAATTTTTCTCTGAAAATAATTACACAGGCAGAGGCATCAGCGGGCAAACCACTTCACAGATGTTGCTTCGTTTTCAAAATGATGTTGTCGCTTTAAAACCAAGACTGGTAGTCATCAATGCAGGTACCAACGATATTGCTGAAAATACGGGAATTTATAATCCTGATTTTACTTTTAACAATATCAAAGCAATGGCCGATATCGCCAAAAGTAACGGTATAAAAGTAATCATCGCCTCTGTACTTCCTGCAGCTGCATTCCCGTGGCGTAAAGAAATAATTGATGCGCCTCAGAAAGTGGACGCTTTAAACAGTAAATTAAAACAGTATGCCCAAAGCAACAAACTGATTTTCGTAGATTATAACACAGCTATGCGTGATGCAAAGGGCGGTATGCGTGAAGGTCTTGCCAAGGATGGCATCCACCCTACTCCTGCTGGATATGCGATTATGGAACCATTGATTAAAAATGCTATCAATAAAGCAGCAGGAAAAAAATAA
- a CDS encoding transketolase gives MMSKSIEELKSLTTQIRRDILRMVHAVNSGHPGGSLGCTEFFTALYGKVMNYSLPFTMEGKNEDHFYLSNGHISPVYYSTLARFNFFPVEELKTFRKLDSRLQGHPTTHEGLPGIRISSGSLGQGLSVALGVAQGKKLDGDSSIVYTLHGDGELQEGQVWEAFMYAAAKKVDNIISTIDYNGRQIDGDTDDVLSLGNLHAKLEAFGWTVLEEKNGNDLEAVIAILEKAKTETGKGKPVVILLHTEMGYGVDYMMGSHAWHGKAPNDEQLETAFKQLYLEAPADY, from the coding sequence ATAATGAGTAAAAGTATCGAAGAGCTGAAATCTCTTACTACACAAATCAGAAGAGACATTTTAAGAATGGTCCACGCTGTAAATTCAGGACATCCGGGCGGAAGCTTAGGCTGTACGGAATTCTTTACGGCACTTTACGGAAAAGTAATGAACTACAGTCTTCCATTCACAATGGAGGGCAAAAATGAAGATCATTTTTATCTTTCAAACGGGCATATTTCGCCGGTTTACTACTCTACTTTAGCGAGATTTAATTTCTTTCCGGTAGAAGAGCTGAAAACCTTCAGAAAACTGGATTCAAGACTTCAGGGACACCCAACGACACATGAAGGTCTGCCGGGTATCAGAATTTCTTCAGGATCACTTGGTCAGGGACTTTCTGTAGCACTTGGTGTAGCTCAAGGTAAAAAACTTGATGGTGACTCATCTATTGTTTACACGCTTCACGGGGACGGTGAACTTCAGGAAGGTCAGGTTTGGGAAGCGTTTATGTATGCTGCCGCCAAGAAGGTTGACAATATTATTTCAACAATCGACTACAACGGTCGCCAGATCGATGGTGATACTGATGATGTATTGAGTTTAGGAAATTTACATGCTAAACTTGAAGCATTCGGATGGACTGTTTTGGAAGAGAAAAACGGTAATGACCTTGAAGCTGTAATTGCTATCCTGGAGAAGGCAAAAACCGAAACAGGAAAAGGAAAACCTGTAGTAATCCTACTTCATACAGAAATGGGTTATGGTGTAGATTATATGATGGGATCCCACGCATGGCACGGAAAAGCTCCAAATGATGAGCAGCTTGAAACGGCATTCAAACAATTATATCTGGAAGCTCCTGCTGACTATTAA
- a CDS encoding transketolase family protein, translating to MKYTYTEKKDTRSGFGAGLAELADKNPNVVALCADLIGSLKMEKFIEKAPERFFQIGIAEANMMGIAAGLSITGKIPFTGTFANFSTSRVYDQIRQSIAYSGKNVKICASHAGLTLGEDGATHQVLEDIGMMKMLPGMTVINPCDYNQTKAATLAIADFEGPVYLRFGRPTVPVFIPEDMPFEIGKGILLQEGTDVTIVATGHLVWESLVAADELEKEGISCEVINIHTIKPLDEEIILKSVEKTGKIVTAEEHNYLGGLGESVAGMLARKRPTRQEFVAVNDTFGESATPAELMKKYKIDAAAVKEAVKRILA from the coding sequence ATGAAATATACATATACAGAAAAAAAGGATACGCGTTCAGGATTCGGAGCCGGATTAGCAGAACTTGCAGACAAAAATCCTAATGTAGTAGCACTTTGTGCAGACCTTATCGGTTCTTTGAAAATGGAAAAATTCATCGAAAAAGCTCCGGAAAGATTCTTTCAGATCGGTATTGCAGAAGCAAATATGATGGGAATTGCTGCAGGTTTAAGCATCACAGGAAAAATTCCTTTTACAGGTACTTTTGCCAATTTCTCTACTTCAAGAGTATATGACCAGATCCGTCAGTCTATTGCTTATTCAGGGAAAAATGTAAAAATTTGTGCATCTCACGCAGGTCTTACGTTGGGAGAAGATGGAGCTACTCACCAGGTATTGGAAGATATCGGGATGATGAAAATGCTTCCTGGAATGACGGTAATCAACCCTTGTGACTACAACCAGACAAAAGCAGCAACTCTTGCTATTGCTGATTTTGAAGGGCCTGTATATTTAAGATTTGGTAGACCAACTGTTCCTGTATTTATCCCTGAAGATATGCCTTTCGAGATCGGAAAAGGAATTCTTCTTCAGGAAGGTACTGATGTAACAATTGTTGCAACAGGACACCTTGTATGGGAATCTCTTGTAGCCGCTGACGAGCTTGAAAAAGAAGGCATTTCTTGTGAGGTGATCAATATCCACACCATCAAGCCTCTGGATGAAGAAATCATCCTTAAATCTGTTGAAAAAACAGGTAAAATAGTTACTGCTGAAGAGCACAACTATCTTGGCGGTTTAGGAGAATCTGTTGCAGGAATGCTTGCCAGAAAGAGACCTACAAGACAGGAATTTGTAGCGGTAAATGATACCTTCGGAGAATCTGCTACCCCTGCGGAACTGATGAAAAAATATAAGATCGATGCAGCTGCTGTAAAAGAGGCTGTGAAGAGAATTTTAGCATAA
- a CDS encoding BspA family leucine-rich repeat surface protein encodes MRVLLVFFLVIGGLFSAQPIITKWNTNINFDNSKAIVIPTEGTYNYTYQGITNPSLTGSGTGASGNTTIVFPAVGLYTVTITPTSPFKFYFNGVSMNNAKKLLDIIQWGNAAWKSDLSDSFHGCQNMVISATDTPNFSNVTNMYLMFFACKSLVNVPSMTTWDTGNVTDMSYMFYNAENFNQNIANWNTSNVTTMNSMFYNATNFNQNIGAWNTGNVTDMSKMFQHAHSFNGNIGSWNTSSVTDMSYMFVDAIAFNSYIGNWNTGNVTTMSVMFSSAENFNQNIGNWNTSSVTNMGNMFQYAQHFNQNIGNWNTSNVIEMEAMFYYAPSFNQNLGNWTLNPTVDLGAMFINSGLNCENYSKTLKGWATNPATPNGRHLGDVTLSYGVEALQYRNILVNTKNWTISTDTYDPSCMVSLATDDMTAIKSPVKLYPNPASEKVFINSGKKINSIILLNSANQILAKLQETEIDLSKYPSGVYFVTIYFENGTFNTQKVIKK; translated from the coding sequence ATGAGAGTTTTATTGGTATTCTTCCTTGTTATAGGAGGTCTATTTTCAGCTCAACCTATCATTACAAAGTGGAATACCAATATTAACTTTGATAATTCAAAAGCAATTGTAATTCCTACTGAAGGAACATATAACTATACTTATCAAGGCATTACCAATCCATCATTAACCGGTAGCGGAACCGGAGCTTCTGGAAATACTACCATTGTATTTCCTGCAGTAGGCCTGTATACAGTAACAATTACACCTACCTCACCCTTTAAATTTTATTTTAATGGTGTATCGATGAATAATGCCAAAAAATTGTTAGATATTATTCAGTGGGGAAATGCAGCCTGGAAATCTGATCTGTCAGATTCTTTTCACGGTTGCCAAAATATGGTTATTTCTGCAACGGATACCCCAAATTTCAGTAATGTAACTAATATGTATCTTATGTTTTTTGCCTGTAAATCACTGGTGAATGTTCCGAGTATGACTACCTGGGACACAGGGAATGTAACAGATATGAGTTATATGTTTTATAATGCTGAAAACTTTAACCAAAACATAGCGAACTGGAATACATCAAATGTGACCACTATGAATTCTATGTTTTACAATGCCACAAATTTTAATCAGAACATAGGCGCCTGGAATACCGGAAATGTTACTGATATGAGTAAGATGTTTCAGCATGCCCATAGTTTTAATGGAAATATTGGAAGCTGGAACACATCAAGTGTTACCGATATGAGCTATATGTTTGTTGATGCAATTGCTTTTAACAGCTATATCGGAAACTGGAATACAGGAAATGTCACCACTATGTCTGTAATGTTTTCGAGTGCTGAAAATTTTAACCAAAATATCGGAAACTGGAATACATCAAGTGTTACCAATATGGGTAATATGTTTCAATACGCACAACATTTTAACCAAAATATAGGAAATTGGAATACATCAAATGTTATCGAAATGGAAGCAATGTTTTATTATGCTCCAAGTTTTAACCAAAATCTGGGAAACTGGACACTAAATCCTACAGTAGATTTAGGAGCGATGTTCATTAATTCCGGTTTAAATTGTGAAAATTACAGTAAAACATTAAAAGGCTGGGCAACCAATCCTGCAACGCCAAATGGAAGACATTTGGGAGATGTTACTTTAAGTTACGGTGTAGAAGCTCTACAATACAGAAATATCCTCGTTAACACAAAAAATTGGACTATTTCAACAGATACATATGATCCCAGCTGTATGGTAAGCCTAGCAACCGATGATATGACGGCTATTAAGAGTCCAGTAAAATTATATCCTAATCCGGCTTCAGAAAAAGTTTTTATTAATTCCGGAAAAAAAATAAATAGTATAATTCTGTTGAATTCCGCCAATCAGATTCTTGCCAAGCTACAAGAGACAGAGATTGACCTGTCAAAATACCCTTCCGGTGTTTATTTTGTAACAATCTATTTTGAAAATGGCACTTTCAATACGCAGAAAGTTATCAAAAAATAG
- a CDS encoding grasp-with-spasm system A modified peptide, producing the protein MKKLQGMKKDFSSLENKKMNNPANIVGGRLAESNTRTTAETAPNGNAGNTGDTQMYNDGVLVATITVD; encoded by the coding sequence ATGAAAAAGCTTCAAGGAATGAAGAAAGACTTTTCTTCATTAGAAAACAAAAAGATGAACAACCCTGCCAATATTGTTGGAGGAAGATTAGCTGAATCTAATACCAGAACTACAGCAGAAACAGCTCCTAATGGTAATGCAGGAAATACTGGTGACACTCAGATGTACAATGACGGGGTTTTGGTAGCAACAATAACTGTTGACTAA
- the gwsG gene encoding grasp-with-spasm system ATP-grasp peptide maturase: MILIISQNNEITTTEVIKELIAMGKKFIRVHEDEVFEIKVQQKRILLQSARSSFFLDEIKSVWYRRGGLTFKRLKYNHPAINLNMNETQHWLEDYVRRTLESKRHINKESNAHINKLLVLDKAKELGFDVPDYYLAENTHDLEIGNTITKTINGNVMLEEIRKNSGGFMYTSVVDEHEEGDFFITFFQKKIEKDFEIRNFYLNGQCWSMAIFSQNDEQTKVDFRKYNETNPNRNVPYTLPPHLEKKIQQLMEYFDLNCGSLDFIKKGDQYYFLEINPIGQFLGMSHTCNYSLEQKIADYL; this comes from the coding sequence ATGATACTGATTATCTCTCAGAATAATGAAATCACGACCACAGAAGTGATTAAAGAGTTAATTGCAATGGGAAAGAAATTCATCCGTGTACATGAAGATGAAGTATTTGAAATAAAAGTTCAGCAAAAAAGAATTCTACTGCAAAGCGCCCGCAGTAGTTTTTTTCTTGATGAAATAAAAAGTGTCTGGTACAGAAGAGGCGGACTAACTTTTAAACGCTTAAAATACAACCACCCAGCCATTAACCTGAACATGAATGAAACCCAGCACTGGCTTGAAGACTACGTGAGAAGAACACTCGAATCCAAACGACACATCAATAAGGAAAGCAATGCCCATATTAACAAGCTTCTTGTACTTGACAAAGCAAAGGAACTAGGATTTGATGTTCCTGATTATTACCTGGCAGAAAATACCCATGATCTAGAAATCGGAAATACGATTACAAAAACCATCAACGGAAATGTAATGCTGGAGGAAATCAGGAAAAATTCAGGCGGCTTTATGTATACATCGGTGGTTGATGAGCATGAAGAAGGAGATTTCTTCATCACTTTTTTCCAGAAGAAGATTGAAAAAGATTTTGAGATAAGAAATTTTTATTTAAACGGCCAATGCTGGTCTATGGCTATATTTTCACAAAACGACGAACAAACCAAAGTGGATTTCAGGAAATATAATGAAACCAATCCTAACCGGAACGTCCCATATACTCTTCCACCTCATCTTGAGAAAAAAATCCAGCAACTGATGGAATATTTTGATCTGAACTGCGGATCACTTGATTTTATAAAGAAAGGAGACCAATATTATTTTCTGGAAATCAACCCGATCGGACAATTTCTGGGAATGTCCCATACATGCAATTATTCACTGGAACAAAAAATAGCTGATTATCTATGA
- the gwsS gene encoding grasp-with-spasm system SPASM domain peptide maturase — protein MTYFNMFSNIMVTKGASRILISDLQRNISELFSLEFYEVIEELRSKSIENILENYDAESRKFIYEYIELLLEKEYGFISEGDRDTNFPPISYEYHEPNEISNIFIEINNLSVLGTIKQSIENIGVRHLVIYSHKKLSLKEFQDIELQFAGSVLNGIEIFSPYHDAVDENFINCLNQTVKRIYGLVFYGCIKTPFKSRDTFRFHLQFSSEDLKISSCGKVNLKYFNTNSQKVSEALHHNSCLHKKIGIDINGHIKNCPLMAENFGNINNASLEDALTNPGFRKYWNLTKDKIKICRDCEFRYICTDCRAFTENNHKNSEGLDISKPLKCGYNPYTGKWKAGSNNPLQQKH, from the coding sequence ATGACCTATTTTAATATGTTCAGTAACATCATGGTTACAAAAGGAGCCAGCCGTATACTGATCTCCGACCTTCAGAGGAATATTTCAGAATTATTTTCTTTGGAATTTTATGAAGTTATAGAAGAATTGAGGTCAAAATCTATTGAAAATATCCTGGAAAATTATGATGCAGAGTCCCGGAAATTCATCTATGAATATATAGAGCTGCTGCTTGAAAAAGAATATGGTTTTATCTCTGAAGGAGACCGGGATACGAATTTCCCGCCAATCTCCTATGAGTACCATGAACCGAATGAAATTTCTAATATTTTCATCGAGATTAATAATCTCTCGGTTTTAGGAACTATAAAACAGTCTATAGAAAATATTGGAGTAAGACATCTCGTTATTTACTCCCATAAAAAACTGTCCCTTAAGGAATTTCAAGATATTGAATTACAATTTGCCGGTTCTGTTTTAAATGGTATCGAAATATTTTCGCCTTACCATGATGCTGTAGATGAAAACTTTATTAATTGTCTTAATCAGACAGTAAAAAGAATTTACGGCCTGGTATTCTACGGCTGTATTAAGACACCTTTCAAATCCAGGGATACTTTCAGATTTCACTTACAGTTCAGTTCTGAAGATCTGAAAATTTCGTCCTGCGGAAAAGTAAATCTAAAGTATTTCAATACCAATTCCCAGAAAGTTTCAGAAGCTCTCCATCACAATTCCTGCCTGCACAAAAAAATAGGGATAGATATAAACGGCCATATCAAAAACTGTCCCTTAATGGCTGAAAATTTTGGCAACATCAATAATGCCAGCCTTGAAGATGCCTTAACAAATCCGGGATTCAGAAAATACTGGAACCTCACCAAGGATAAAATAAAAATCTGCCGCGACTGTGAATTCCGGTATATCTGCACAGACTGCAGAGCCTTTACAGAAAACAACCATAAAAACAGTGAAGGACTGGATATTTCCAAACCATTGAAATGCGGTTACAATCCTTATACAGGGAAATGGAAAGCAGGAAGTAACAATCCTTTACAACAAAAGCACTAA
- a CDS encoding Lrp/AsnC family transcriptional regulator — protein MNYQLDEIDKKILDFLVENTRMPFTEIAKQMDVSAGTIHVRVKKMEDAGIILGSSLNIDYGKLDYHFTAFIGILLTKSNRTQEVLKELSVLPNVIEASVISGKYNIFCKVRAKNTEDAKRIIYQIDDIQDVMRTESMISMEEYLSDKNRLINAISI, from the coding sequence TCGAAAACACAAGAATGCCTTTTACTGAAATTGCAAAGCAGATGGATGTTTCTGCTGGAACAATTCACGTAAGAGTGAAAAAAATGGAGGATGCAGGTATTATTTTGGGATCATCTCTTAATATCGATTATGGTAAGCTGGACTATCACTTTACAGCTTTCATTGGAATCCTTTTGACAAAATCAAACCGCACTCAAGAAGTATTGAAAGAATTATCTGTACTTCCAAACGTAATCGAAGCTAGCGTTATTTCAGGAAAATATAATATTTTCTGTAAAGTAAGAGCGAAGAATACAGAAGATGCGAAGAGAATTATTTATCAGATAGATGACATTCAAGATGTAATGAGAACCGAAAGTATGATCTCTATGGAAGAGTACTTGAGCGACAAAAACAGATTGATCAACGCTATTTCTATATAA